A genome region from Skermanella rosea includes the following:
- a CDS encoding GNAT family N-acetyltransferase has translation MPSDGSSSSCDLSGTVVRTLDADAARAAVPDLCDVLLDCVHGGASVSFMAPLPREKAEAFWNGVAAGVARGDRALVVAETDDRTGAGAGSRRIVGTVQMVPAPQDNQPHRADIAKLLVHSGARGRGVAAALMAEAENAARRAGRTLLVLDTVSDSAAARLYARLGWTAAGSVPDYALYPDGRPCPTTFFYKRV, from the coding sequence ATGCCAAGCGACGGGTCATCAAGCTCCTGTGACCTCTCCGGGACAGTGGTCCGGACCCTGGACGCCGACGCGGCCCGGGCCGCCGTCCCGGACCTGTGCGACGTCCTGCTGGACTGCGTCCATGGCGGCGCCTCGGTCAGCTTCATGGCGCCGCTGCCGCGGGAAAAGGCCGAAGCCTTCTGGAACGGCGTCGCCGCCGGAGTGGCCCGCGGCGACCGCGCGCTCGTGGTCGCCGAAACCGACGACAGGACGGGCGCCGGGGCGGGATCGCGGCGGATCGTCGGCACCGTCCAGATGGTCCCGGCGCCCCAGGACAACCAGCCGCACAGGGCCGACATCGCCAAGCTGCTGGTCCATAGCGGCGCGCGGGGCAGGGGGGTCGCCGCCGCCCTGATGGCCGAGGCGGAGAACGCCGCCCGCCGGGCCGGCCGCACCCTGCTGGTGCTCGACACCGTCAGCGACAGCGCGGCGGCGCGGCTCTATGCCCGCCTGGGCTGGACCGCCGCCGGCAGCGTGCCGGATTATGCGCTCTATCCCGACGGGCGGCCCTGCCCGACGACCTTCTTCTACAAGCGGGTCTGA
- a CDS encoding tyrosine-type recombinase/integrase encodes MSEIPGRRAELLTDAQVRDCLRWCGERRRYPHRDRVAVLLSVRAGLRAMEIARLRRAHVMTAAGDIGDEIVLEDGICRKGAGRVIPMHRDLRAHVATLFGMVPGGPPDPLILSERAMRSNPEDPDDTRPVCMAPNSIVLMFRQMYGELGLTGFSSHSGRRTFITSAARLITRAGGSLRDVQQLAGHTSLASTQSYVDGSDDAKRRVIKLL; translated from the coding sequence ATGTCCGAAATCCCCGGCAGACGTGCGGAGTTGCTGACCGACGCCCAGGTCCGGGACTGCCTGCGCTGGTGCGGCGAGCGCAGGCGCTATCCCCATCGCGACCGCGTCGCGGTGCTGCTGAGCGTCCGCGCCGGCCTGCGCGCGATGGAGATCGCCAGGCTCCGCCGCGCCCACGTCATGACCGCCGCCGGCGATATCGGCGACGAGATCGTGCTGGAGGACGGGATCTGCCGGAAGGGTGCCGGCCGGGTCATCCCGATGCACCGCGACCTGCGCGCCCATGTGGCCACGCTGTTCGGCATGGTTCCCGGCGGCCCGCCCGATCCGCTGATCCTGTCGGAGCGGGCGATGCGCAGCAACCCGGAGGACCCGGACGACACCCGCCCGGTCTGCATGGCACCGAATTCGATCGTGCTGATGTTCCGCCAGATGTATGGTGAGCTTGGGCTGACCGGCTTCTCCAGCCATTCCGGCCGCCGCACCTTCATCACGTCGGCCGCCCGCCTGATCACCCGGGCCGGAGGTTCCCTGCGCGATGTCCAGCAACTGGCCGGCCACACCAGCCTGGCCTCCACCCAGAGCTATGTGGACGGCAGCGATGATGCCAAGCGACGGGTCATCAAGCTCCTGTGA